The Pedobacter ginsengisoli region TAGCTTTGGTGATGAGGGCTTAATCTGATAATGGTATTTCCCTTTTATCATTCCCCTTTAAAATATTATCTTTGCATTTTTCCCAGTATTTCATACTAGACACCAGATAATGAAAATATCATACAATTGGCTTAAACAATTCATACAAACTGATAAAACACCTCAGGAACTTTCTCTTATATTAACAAATATTGGGCTGGAAGTAGAAAGCTTAGAAACCGTACAGCCTGTTGCTGGTGGTTTAGCCGGATTGGTTATAGGTCATGTATTAACTTGTGTACAACACCCTAATGCAGATCGCCTTCGTGTAACAACAGTTGATGTTGGCGGACCTGATATTTTACAGATTGTATGTGGTGCTCCAAATGTAGCCCAGGGCCAAAAGGTTGTGGTGGCTACCGTTGGCACTACAGTTTATCCAAATGAAGGGGAGCCTTTTAAAATTAATAAATCAAAAATAAGAGGAGAGGTATCAGAGGGGATGATCTGTGCCGAGGACGAGATTGGTTTGGGGGTTTCTCATGACGGAATTCTTGTTTTACCGGCAGACACGACAATAGGTATTTCGGCTAAGGAATATTTTAAATTGGAAGATGATTACCTTTTTGAGATAGGTTTAACCCCTAACAGGGCCGATGCTGCCTCTCATTTAGGTGTAGCAAGAGATTTAGCTGCATATTTCCGTAGCAGTATTCAAATGCCTGATGTTTCTGGTTTTAAAACCAATAACGAAAATCTTAAGATCGAAGTTAAGGTTGAAGATACAAATGCTTGTCCGCGCTATAGCAGTGTTACCATAAGTGGTGTTACAGTTACAACATCGCCGGAGTGGCTTCAGGATAAATTAAAAGTAATTGGTATCAGACCAATCAATAACATAGTTGATATAACCAACTATGTTTTACACGATCTGGGTTTGCCACTTCATGCTTTTGATGCTGATCAGATAAAAGGGGCTAAAGTTTTTGTTAAGAAATGTGCTGAGGGAACACCTTTTGTAACGCTTGATGGAGTTGAACGTAAGCTTTCTGCAGACGATTTGATGATCTGTAATGCCGAAGAACCAATGTGTATAGCTGGAGTTTTTGGAGGTAAAAGTTCAGGAATAACTGAAGATACTAAAAATGTTTTCCTGGAAAGTGCTTATTTCGACTCTGTTTCTGTGCGTAAAACAGCTAAACGCCATGGCTTAAAAACGGATGCTTCGTTCAGGTATGAGCGAGGTGCTGATCCGGAGATAACAACCTTTGCTTTAAAACGTGCAGCATTGTTAATTCAGGAATTGGCAGGTGGCGAAATCGCTTCATCAGTTTCGGATATTTACGGTAATCCTATAAGGTCTTTTGATGTTGAGGTAAGCTATAAGAACATCAATAAATTAATAGGGGCCAATATTCCTGATGCAGAAATTAAAAGTATAATTACAGCATTAGGTATTGAAGTGGCTAAAGAAACGGCAGAAAGTTTGGAGCTTAAAGTACCTAGTTTTAAAGTTGATGTAACCCGGGAATGCGATATCACTGAAGAGGTTTTAAGAATTTACGGCTATAATAATATTGAGATACCTAGTAAAATAAATGCATCATTATCTTATGGTGCTAAGCCAGACAGAGAGCAAACGCAGCATGTTATTGCTGATATGTTAACTGCAAATGGCTTTTTAGAGATCTGGTGTAATTCATTAACTAAGGGCGCTTATTCAAAAGTTCCTGAAGAAGCAGTACAGATCTTAAATCCATTAAGTTCAGATTTAAATGTAATGCGTCAGGAATTATTGTTGCCTGCATTAGAGAGTGTCGCTTATAATCAGAACAGAAAAACTGCTGATATTAAATTTTATGAATTTGGTAAAACCTACCATTTAATAAATGATAAGTATGTAGAGCGCCCAAGGTTGTTAATTTTATTATCGGGTGCTAACCAATCTGAGCAATGGAACCATAAGGCCAATCCGGTAAGTTTCTATAATTTAAAAGCTGCAGTTGATGCAGTTATTGGTCGTCTTGGTATAACGAATTATCAAACCGAAGAGGTAAAGAATGAAAGTTTTGCTTTTGGTTTAAAATACTTTAGAGGTGATAAAGCAATTGTAACTTTTGGAGCTGTAACAGCTGCAGATAAAAAGAAGGCTGATATTGATAAGGATGTTTATTATGCCGATTTTGACTGGGCACAGCTTTTAGATATTGTAAAGAAAAATAGAATTATAAATAAAGAGGTTCCTAAGTACCCATCAGTAAGAAGGGATTTATCGATGCTGGTTGATACGAATGTAACTTTTGATGATTTAAAAGCTATTGCATTTAAAACGGAAAAGAAACTGATTAAGAATGTACAGGTGTTTGATGTATATGTAGGAGATAAATTACCTGCCGGAAAAAAATCTTATGCACTTAATTTTACCCTTCAGGATGAAGAGCAAACATTGACCGATAAACAGATTGATTCTGTTATGCAAAAGATTATATCTAACTTAGCGCAAACAGCAAAAGCAGAAATCAGAAAATAGGTAAGGATTTTCTGAAAAATGAAATTTTTAAATAAAAATCAACTTTAATAGCATGTCTTCTGTAGCAGATCAGTTAAATTCAGTATTGCAAAAAACAACTCGTTTAATAGAGCTTTGTAATGCTTTACAAGAAGAAAATGATTTATTAAAGCTTGAAAACCAGTCAGTAAAAGTTGCTCTTGATACATCAAAAAGCAAGAACGTAGAGCTCGAAGAAAAGTTAAGAGTTTTGAAACTTGCAAAAAGTATTGAAGGCACAAGTGAAAAGACACTTGATATAAAGCAAAAAATTAACGATTTTGTGCGTGAAATAGATAAGTGTGTTGTATTGCTTAAAAAATAAGGAATACCTGAAAAGTGAAACAAAGCTAAGAAATGGGAGAAATCTCTATAAAAATAACTATTTCCGATCGTATTTACCCGCTAAAGGTTAATACGGAAGAGGAAGAAATTGTAAGGCGAGCAGCCAAGATTATTAACGAGCGCATAAAAGATTATCAGGAAAATTATGCCGTTCGTGATAAACAGGATTTGCTTTCTATGGCAGTACTGCATTATGCAACGGCGGTACTGAGGGTAGAAAACAAAGTTCAGGATCAGGATACTGCTGTTGCCGAGAAGGTGGAAGAACTGGATAGTTTATTAAATGATTTTTTTTCGAAATAAGATCGTTCTTTATATTAGTTAAAACAACAAAGATATTAGCCGCAGCTAGGTTTTTG contains the following coding sequences:
- the pheT gene encoding phenylalanine--tRNA ligase subunit beta, with product MKISYNWLKQFIQTDKTPQELSLILTNIGLEVESLETVQPVAGGLAGLVIGHVLTCVQHPNADRLRVTTVDVGGPDILQIVCGAPNVAQGQKVVVATVGTTVYPNEGEPFKINKSKIRGEVSEGMICAEDEIGLGVSHDGILVLPADTTIGISAKEYFKLEDDYLFEIGLTPNRADAASHLGVARDLAAYFRSSIQMPDVSGFKTNNENLKIEVKVEDTNACPRYSSVTISGVTVTTSPEWLQDKLKVIGIRPINNIVDITNYVLHDLGLPLHAFDADQIKGAKVFVKKCAEGTPFVTLDGVERKLSADDLMICNAEEPMCIAGVFGGKSSGITEDTKNVFLESAYFDSVSVRKTAKRHGLKTDASFRYERGADPEITTFALKRAALLIQELAGGEIASSVSDIYGNPIRSFDVEVSYKNINKLIGANIPDAEIKSIITALGIEVAKETAESLELKVPSFKVDVTRECDITEEVLRIYGYNNIEIPSKINASLSYGAKPDREQTQHVIADMLTANGFLEIWCNSLTKGAYSKVPEEAVQILNPLSSDLNVMRQELLLPALESVAYNQNRKTADIKFYEFGKTYHLINDKYVERPRLLILLSGANQSEQWNHKANPVSFYNLKAAVDAVIGRLGITNYQTEEVKNESFAFGLKYFRGDKAIVTFGAVTAADKKKADIDKDVYYADFDWAQLLDIVKKNRIINKEVPKYPSVRRDLSMLVDTNVTFDDLKAIAFKTEKKLIKNVQVFDVYVGDKLPAGKKSYALNFTLQDEEQTLTDKQIDSVMQKIISNLAQTAKAEIRK
- a CDS encoding cell division protein ZapA is translated as MGEISIKITISDRIYPLKVNTEEEEIVRRAAKIINERIKDYQENYAVRDKQDLLSMAVLHYATAVLRVENKVQDQDTAVAEKVEELDSLLNDFFSK